In Burkholderia savannae, one genomic interval encodes:
- the rsfS gene encoding ribosome silencing factor: protein MDIRKLQRVIVDALEDVKAQDIKVFNTSHLTELFDRVIVASGTSNRQTKALASNVRDKVKEAGGDVVSSEGEDTGEWVLVDCGDAVVHILQPALRQYYNLEEIWGDKPVRMKLGGVAANARGARAADGADEDESDDDEAPAERPARKTTAARRR, encoded by the coding sequence ATGGATATCCGCAAACTCCAGCGCGTGATCGTCGACGCTCTCGAAGACGTCAAGGCGCAAGACATCAAAGTGTTCAACACGAGCCATCTGACCGAGCTGTTCGACCGCGTGATCGTCGCGTCCGGCACGTCGAACCGGCAAACGAAGGCGCTCGCGTCGAACGTGCGCGACAAGGTCAAGGAAGCGGGCGGCGACGTCGTCAGCTCCGAGGGCGAGGACACGGGCGAATGGGTGCTCGTCGACTGCGGCGACGCCGTCGTCCACATCCTGCAGCCGGCGCTGCGCCAGTACTACAACCTCGAGGAGATCTGGGGCGACAAGCCCGTGCGGATGAAGCTCGGCGGCGTGGCGGCGAACGCGCGCGGCGCGCGCGCGGCCGACGGCGCCGACGAGGACGAATCCGACGACGACGAGGCGCCCGCCGAGCGCCCGGCGCGCAAGACGACGGCCGCGCGCCGCCGCTGA
- the rlmH gene encoding 23S rRNA (pseudouridine(1915)-N(3))-methyltransferase RlmH, which translates to MKLHIVAVGHKMPGWIATGFDEYAKRMPPELRIELREVKPELRSGSRTAESVMAAEKQRIEAALPKHARVVALDERGRDWTTMQLAQALPAWQQDGRDVAFVIGGADGLDPELKSRAELLLRVSSLTLPHGMVRVLLAEQLYRAWSITQNHPYHRA; encoded by the coding sequence ATGAAACTGCACATCGTCGCGGTCGGCCACAAGATGCCCGGCTGGATCGCGACCGGCTTCGACGAATACGCGAAGCGGATGCCGCCCGAGCTCAGGATCGAGCTGCGCGAAGTGAAGCCCGAGCTGCGCTCGGGCTCGCGCACGGCCGAGAGCGTGATGGCCGCCGAGAAGCAGCGGATCGAGGCCGCGCTGCCGAAGCACGCGCGCGTCGTCGCGCTCGACGAGCGCGGCCGCGACTGGACCACGATGCAGCTCGCGCAGGCGCTTCCCGCATGGCAGCAGGACGGCCGCGACGTCGCGTTCGTGATCGGCGGCGCCGACGGGCTCGATCCGGAGCTCAAGTCGCGCGCCGAGCTGCTGCTGCGCGTGTCGAGCCTCACGCTGCCGCACGGCATGGTTCGCGTGCTGCTCGCCGAGCAGCTTTACCGGGCGTGGAGCATCACGCAGAATCACCCTTACCATCGCGCGTAG
- a CDS encoding Maf family protein produces MPDRAAAPSYPFVYLASQSPRRRELLDQLGVRYVLLAPAPHEDAEALETELPGETPDHYVLRVCVAKAAAARARLIAGGKPAAPVLVADTTVTIDGAILGKPADAADALAMLARLAGRTHEVLTALAVIDATGELMPPALSRSEVRFAPATRDALERYVETGEPFGKAGAYAIQGRAAEFVERIDGSHSGIMGLPLFETAALLRAAHVAF; encoded by the coding sequence ATGCCCGATCGCGCCGCCGCCCCGTCCTATCCGTTCGTCTACCTCGCCTCGCAAAGCCCCCGCCGCCGCGAACTGCTCGACCAGCTCGGCGTGCGCTACGTACTGCTCGCGCCCGCGCCGCACGAGGACGCCGAAGCGCTCGAAACCGAGCTGCCGGGCGAGACGCCCGACCATTACGTGCTGCGCGTGTGCGTCGCGAAGGCGGCGGCGGCGCGCGCGCGGCTCATCGCGGGCGGCAAGCCGGCCGCGCCCGTGCTCGTCGCCGACACGACGGTCACGATCGACGGCGCGATCCTCGGCAAGCCCGCCGACGCTGCGGACGCGCTCGCGATGCTCGCGCGCCTCGCCGGCCGCACGCACGAAGTGCTGACGGCGCTCGCGGTGATCGACGCGACGGGCGAGCTGATGCCGCCCGCGCTGTCGCGCTCCGAAGTCCGCTTCGCGCCCGCGACGCGCGACGCGCTCGAGCGCTACGTCGAAACCGGCGAGCCGTTCGGCAAGGCGGGCGCGTACGCGATCCAGGGACGCGCCGCGGAATTCGTCGAGCGAATCGACGGCTCCCATTCAGGTATCATGGGTCTGCCCCTTTTTGAGACCGCGGCGCTGCTGCGCGCGGCGCACGTCGCCTTCTGA